The region ATATGTTGTGGCCGTGTTCGAATCATCGTAAACTAAGGCCAATCGAGGCTGGGTCATGATTGCACCTGAGATTGAGGAGTCAAGGTGATCTTTCGCAAATTGAGGATGGGAAATTAGGGTTTTCCATGATTTGCATACGCAATTGAATCGCTGTAGGGATTCCACCGGAAGCTTCAGAAGGATCTCGTAGATGAGTTCGTCTGGTAACGCCGGCGGTGACAGCCTCCGTGACATGGTGGCGAGGCGGTGGTTTTGAACGTCGCCACTCTCTCCCTGCTAGAAATTatgggctcgtttggcacgtcgtattaggcatgatagtataagcttatacaatacattatgagtttatccattgtttggtgatgacattgtattgtataagcttatccatcaaagtccccttatacgttaaaatgacgtattatttaattcatcatgcgagtgatggataaggcatgataaggttgtgatgtataagtcaccatcaccaccaccctctattgctgccaacttacaccaccattgacactaccaccgccaccacccgatcaccgtcgtcgccgccaccaccaccataatcactgccaccaccaccctatcgccaccaccaccaccattgcctccaccctccaccgtcgccgccaccctaCTAAGCttccaccgccttaccaccaccaccacaccctatcgtcgccaacaccacaaccaccatcgctgccaccaccgccaccatccgatcaccaccaccggtgttgccgccactgccaccaccaccgccgccgccctaccgccaccacggacaccacaaccaccaccctatcgccaccaccaccataatcgtcgtcaccactctattgccaccaccgcccccaccgacaccacaaccaccaccctatcgccaccaccaccaccattgcctccaccaccgccttaccaccgccttaccactaccaccctatcatcgccaccaccacaaccaccatcgctgccaccaccaccaccaacctatctccactgtcaccaccaccgccaccaacaccaacctaccaccattgccaccaccaccaacaacctaccactacttccatcaccaccgccaccaccgttataatcacctccatatttgatttttattatataccattattcaatacttcattaaacataaaattgcattaatttaaacgatatggtaaattatacagagtatgtccaaacgcttgatagtataagaaagttatcagggcttatactatcaggcctaatactatcaggtcttatactatcaagccttatactatacatcgcaccaaacgggccctataTATTCTTCCCAACTTCACAATATTCTGCACCTGAGTATTACTATTTGCATTAaattgatttttggttttcttaTTTAACCTTTTAGTGacttttctgtttttcttttacAGGAGGAAAATACTCAAAATAGTAACTTTTCTGTTTGAAGATCGGggtcaaattaatttttctagatcttattttattcttaaaaaatactaaattaatatttaagtGCATAATAAAAACATACTTTGTTATAGGGAAAAGCCCATATTAAAATTCATACATCActcttaaaaattatattttttaaaaaaaatacaagtaatatttttttaatcagacaACGCAAAGAAGTATCTGACACGTGTCGTGTCGTTGTCATTCGTGTGTCGGTGTTCGACACTTCACTCCATATATAAGAAGTGTGTGTGCTTCATAGGTTTTTACAAACTTTATGGAAACTTACTAACAAACAATGTTGTCATTACTACACCGATAACTTTATTTTTAAGTAAGCTTTCGACAACGTTGTCCTCAATAAATTTTAGACACTATAAGAAACATGGCATTTACGAACAGTCTGTTACTGAAGGGCACAAATTTGTCATTGATCGACTAATTTACCGACGGTTCAACCTCAATATTGATTTCTCAATTAGCATTTGTCATGACTTACTTTGCCTTAAAAAATGACTTATTCATCACTAAGGAGTCAGATCCTTCATTTAAGTTCGGGCTTCTCTCATTTATTCACGCTtcaatttctcttttattttattaacaattacttttttatttctctatttattTTCATATCATCATTTACCGTATCGTATCTCTTGTTCCTAGATGTAAGAGGGTTTGAGGCGTAAAGAAAGTTTATTTTAACTTATTCACACCTCATTTATTATTTCATCTCATTTCTACTCACTTTCTTTTCTTATATCTTTCATTTCCTCTTCATATCACATAATCTACTAATGGCCAAAAAGTCTTGGGCATTGACCTCGTCATGAAATATTactaacaattttttaaaactcaTCAATAATTTATACGTTTTAAACCatcacacatttttttttcttctcttcgtATCTCTCACTTTATGTGTTACCATGAGTTTGAGAGAAGTGTGAATAAACATTAACTTGACACTGAGCTAAAATATCACTCATGTGAATCCCACTAAATCGGAAATGCGACTCATGTTTTCAATGGACTCTAGTCACTctactaataaaaaaatgagaGTCTTGTTACCATTTTGTTCCACCTATATTTTCTCTTTACCTAAAGGTTTAAGGgcctcttcttctctctctcgCCTCTGCAACTTCCAACTGCACCTGTGAATTTCACCGAGCATAATGAATCGACGCGCGAACGTTTCACTCTTCAACTCATTCTTCAGAATCGGACACTCTGTTCGCCAATCTCCAATACCCACTTCACTGATTCCCTTCACATCATCGACTCACATCATCCCCGCTTCAAATTTCCACTCTATATCCAAATTCGCGATTATGCACAATCTGAGAAGTTTCTGTGGTGGGTCGAGCGAGGTTGATCAGAACAAAGAGGTGGACACCATCAACCTCAAGTTTGTAGAAGCGAGGGAAGAGATAGATATGGCCTTGGAGTCCAAAGAGACTGTGTATTTCAATGAAGAAGCTGAGTGTGCTCGTGCTGCTGTCAATGAGGTTGTGGGCATGTTTGAACGATTGTTGGCGAGGTTGCCGGAGAAGGATAGAGCAGCTTTGCAGAGATCAATGGGTTTGAAGATTGAACAGTTGAAAGCTGAGCTTCAACAATTGGATGAGTAAGAGTAAGACACTTTTCTTTATTTGATGGTTGTTGCTTATGCTAGTCAATGAGTTTAGCTCAGGGATTCTTAGGGTATTTAATTTTGgtgtaattttaaataaatagattGAAAGCCATCTTTGATGATGGTATGTGTTTGGATAACAATTGAATGCAACATGTAGGATGAATGAATGaagtgaaaaatattaaatgtaatGCAATTAAAGTGTGATTAGAAATAACTACTGTCTAAATGGTTAGTAGGGTTAATTACCCTTGATTGGCTgtaatctactacttcttattctcgCATTACTGTAGCTATAAAACATCTAATCACAGCTTGACACCTGTCTTTATTTGACTTAGttctgtttgttttttttttttttcaagtgaaCGAGTCTAGAACGACGTCGTTTTGCCTCCGACACTGTTCATCCCTGACTCCCGTGAACCCTAAGTCTCTAATCGCGTGTCTTCTCTTCCTCTCTACCTACTCCGCCGTACGATCCACCTCCGTCTGATTTCGAGCCTTCTCTCTCACAACCGTCACTTAATCTAGGTGTGGTTCCGTGTTAGCCTTCGTCCTTCAACCTCTCTGTCAGCAATCCATCAATAGAGTCTCTTCCGATTGATCTAATGAGGAATTGCTTTCTGCAGCCGCTTGATCTTTATTTGAAGCCAACTTTGCCTTCGATTAATGGTGAACCAATCCCTGATCTACAACACAATTGGTTTACTGTTGATTTGTCATCCTCCTCACGAAAACCCCAACTACTATGGTTGAATGCATCAGCTGAAGTTGTATACTCTATCAAATGGTCAGTATCAATCCCAatcttcatttattttattcattttgttTAATTTCTGTGTCAGTGTATTGTGTTCTGTTGTTGTCAGTTCAGTTTTAAAATTTGGCTATAAATACCCCTGTTGTGAACCCTCATTCTCATCATTCCCATATCCCAATCCTTCTGGTTGAAACCCTTTTCTTCTATTCTTCTATTTTATCTCATTCATTGATCTACCTGATTCTTGCTGTGTTGTATTCTTACTGTGCTTTTACTGATTCTGTCTTTGCAGAGATGAACTCCATTCGAAGTTTATGCCCTGGTCGACAAGCATGGAAAATCAGAGCTAGAGTTATTAGAAAGTGGGAGATGGCACCTAATGCTGAACCTTCCAAACCTTATGCTATGCAGCTTGTGTtgattgattcagaggtattttgttttactttattttagtagTCATTGATTTTACTTTTCATCCTCATGATATTGGTGTATTTATATGAACTTCATGATTATTTGTCAGGGTTGCAAAATAGAGGCAAATATTAAAAAGTATTTGATGAGCAAATTCCAGAGGGATATAGTTGAAGGAAATGTTTACATTTTTACATTTTTCGTTTTGGTGGACAACAATGGTGCTTATCGTGCTGCTGAACATGAGTACAAAATTTTGTTCAATAGTAAGACTAAGGTCCAAATTGACCAGTGTGATACCATTCCAATGCTTGGGTTAACATTGAAGGATACATCTGAAATTAAGATGACTATGGGGGAGTCTGACTACCTTATGGGTTAGTTTGTCTTATTTGTGTTTATTTAACAACATCCAACATTTTATTTAATGAGTACTATACCTGTTCAATATTTTGATACATTTATTATGTGTTTTCTTTGGTAGATATTATTGGGTTGGTCACAGCTGTATCTGATGAGCAACAATTTCCAAAGTCTGGAAATGTTACTAGAAGAATTGAAATGGAGATTACTGATGACAAGTATGTTGGTTTTATCTTTTTGGCtattcatttttttcatttacaaGTATTTGATTAGCATATTGAAAgttgttatttattatttttgacAGGGGAAAGATCAAGATGTCTTTATTTGGCAAGTACGTTGATATGGTTAAAGGATTTCTTGCTGCTGATGGAGTTCGACTTGCAGTTATTGTTGTGCAATTTGCCAAAGTTAAGACATACAGAGGTATAATATGCAAAACAAATTTTAGAACATGTCTATAGCTTCTTTTATTAGGATAGCAGGTTTAGTAGTTTGACCAATTTCATAATATTCCTATGTAGGAGAAGTTGTTATTCAAAATGTTATGCAAGCTACTAAGTTGTTTTGGAATGCTGATATTCCTGAAGTTTCTGTTTTTCGTGATGGGTAATATGTTTGAACTTTTATAATATATTCATGTTCTATTAGATTACTCATTGATTTATGACCTAACTATATTTTCATATATTCTGAAGTATTGCCTTACATGGTCTTGATTCTGATTTGCCTATTGGTAAAATTGGTGGTGGATTCCGCAATGTGCCTGCCAATGAGGAGTTTATTAGCATGTATCCTAAGAAGAATATTGTGGAGTTGCATGACACAGCTGAGGTATTATACTAATTTTTGTTTCATTGCTGTTTTGGTATTTTATATCAAGTATAATTAATTGTGTTTTACTTGAATGCTACCAATATAGGAGGGTTTGTTCATAGTCCTAGGAAAGATTAGTGGATTAATTGAGGGTGAGAAGTGGTGGTATGCATCTTGCCAATGCCGCAAAGCTGTGACTATTGAAGATGGTCTTTATTACTGTGGTTCTTGCTGCACTCATGTTGTTGAGTTTACTCCCAGGTATGATGTGTTTAATGTTTAATGTGTTTATTCTGTTAGTTGATTGAGATTTTATTTGATTGTGCAGATTTCGCCTCAAGTTTGAGGTTTGTGATGGAGATGAACTTGCTACATTTGTCATGTTTGACACAGATTGTCAAAATATGCTTGGGAAAAGCTGCAGAGAGTTGGTTATGTTCTCAAAGGTTATTAAATCAGTAGGAAGTGTATTTATTAGATATTTTGAATTCTCTTTTGCAGTTTATTTGCAGTTTATTAGGTATGAACTATTAAACTGGAAATGCAATTGTTGGTGATATATTTTGGTATAAAAATTGTGCAGGGAAAAGCTTCTGATGAATACCCTGATGATATAAAGGCACTTATTGGAAAGGAGGCTCTTTTCAAAGTTGAGAAGTTAAGTGACCATGGAACAAA is a window of Lotus japonicus ecotype B-129 chromosome 5, LjGifu_v1.2 DNA encoding:
- the LOC130718256 gene encoding embryogenesis-like protein, which produces MNRRANVSLFNSFFRIGHSVRQSPIPTSLIPFTSSTHIIPASNFHSISKFAIMHNLRSFCGGSSEVDQNKEVDTINLKFVEAREEIDMALESKETVYFNEEAECARAAVNEVVGMFERLLARLPEKDRAALQRSMGLKIEQLKAELQQLDE
- the LOC130719912 gene encoding uncharacterized protein LOC130719912, whose translation is MAPNAEPSKPYAMQLVLIDSEGCKIEANIKKYLMSKFQRDIVEGNVYIFTFFVLVDNNGAYRAAEHEYKILFNSKTKVQIDQCDTIPMLGLTLKDTSEIKMTMGESDYLMDIIGLVTAVSDEQQFPKSGNVTRRIEMEITDDKGKIKMSLFGKYVDMVKGFLAADGVRLAVIVVQFAKVKTYRGEVVIQNVMQATKLFWNADIPEVSVFRDGIALHGLDSDLPIGKIGGGFRNVPANEEFISMYPKKNIVELHDTAEEGLFIVLGKISGLIEGEKWWYASCQCRKAVTIEDGLYYCGSCCTHVVEFTPRFRLKFEVCDGDELATFVMFDTDCQNMLGKSCRELVMFSKGKASDEYPDDIKALIGKEALFKVEKLSDHGTKYDDSYKVKKTCDDKFIIDLFNDKTKIETPTKVCLTYFNETLIIDPYGSNFESDDKEPLFTDSSLGSASQFSSVADTNVSVDDISPFGDSARFIVVPKRFHEAVGYEINNAVQLQDPVGNTFNLSYYFNQGDHRIGAGLFNILSVHEIQHTVMVHFLYRGQARFNIHIFDPFSREIRYNVAPQLPPQINLIIDDAEDNDNSSSDEETNYEHQDAPWFEKIWETDITAAQIYDYQTVTISSHVQQTFFPNLPPVINVLLPDDTIALWHITWRLPRHPTVGASGNGGRIGELAAGWCDFYMNNIINHDNYGQVHRIELWQSSESDTYIVYFYDV